The following proteins are encoded in a genomic region of Pyrus communis chromosome 11, drPyrComm1.1, whole genome shotgun sequence:
- the LOC137707451 gene encoding aquaporin TIP2-1-like yields MAGIAFGRFDDSFSLGSLKAYLAEFISTLLFVFAGVGSAIAYNKLTSDAALDPAGLVAVAIAHGFALFVAVSIGANISGGHVNPAVTFGLALGGQLTILTGIFYWIAQLVGAIVASFILKFVTGGLTIPIHSLAAGVGAIEGVVFEIIITFALVYTVYATAADPKKGSLGTIAPIAIGFIVGANILAAGPFSGGSMNPARSFGPAVASGDFHDNWIYWVGPLIGGGLAGLIYGNVFIHSEHAPLVSEY; encoded by the exons ATGGCCGGAATAGCATTTGGGAGATTTGATGATTCTTTCAGTTTGGGGTCCTTGAAGGCCTACCTTGCTGAGTTCATCTCCACTTTGCTCTTTGTTTTTGCAGGAGTTGGTTCAGCCATAGCTTACA ACAAGTTGACATCCGATGCTGCACTTGATCCTGCTGGGCTAGTGGCCGTTGCCATTGCCCATGGCTTTGCTCTCTTTGTTGCAGTCTCAATTGGGGCCAACATCTCTGGAGGCCATGTAAACCCAGCCGTCACTTTCGGATTGGCTCTTGGTGGCCAACTCACCATCCTCACTGGCATCTTCTACTGGATTGCCCAGCTTGTTGGCGCCATTGTTGCATCCTTTATCCTCAAGTTCGTCACTGGAGGCTTG acAATCCCCATCCACAGTCTAGCTGCTGGAGTTGGAGCCATTGAAGGAGTAGTCTTTGAGATCATCATCACCTTTGCTTTGGTTTACACTGTCTATGCAACAGCAGCTGACCCCAAGAAGGGCTCGTTGGGCACCATTGCCCCCATCGCCATCGGTTTCATTGTCGGGGCTAACATCTTGGCTGCCGGACCATTCTCCGGTGGGTCAATGAACCCGGCCCGGTCTTTCGGTCCTGCCGTTGCTAGCGGCGACTTCCACGACAACTGGATCTACTGGGTTGGACCCCTCATTGGTGGTGGACTTGCTGGCCTTATCTATGGAAACGTATTTATACACTCAGAACATGCACCCTTAGTCAGCGAGTACTGA